A window of the Henckelia pumila isolate YLH828 chromosome 3, ASM3356847v2, whole genome shotgun sequence genome harbors these coding sequences:
- the LOC140892062 gene encoding small ribosomal subunit protein eS17-like: MGRVRTKTVKKSSRQVIERYYSKMTLDFHTNKKILEEVAIIPSKRLRNKIAGFSTHLMKRIQKGSVRGISLKLQEEERERRMDFVPDESAIKVDRIEVDQETVDLLESMGMKELPGVVLREEQGPITVAPPMNYGRGGGGGRRY; this comes from the coding sequence ATGGGCCGCGTCCGCACGAAAACTGTGAAGAAATCTTCCCGACAAGTGATTGAGCGTTACTACTCGAAGATGACTTTGGACTTCCACACAAACAAGAAGATTCTCGAAGAGGTTGCCATAATCCCCTCCAAGCGTCTGCGAAACAAGATCGCCGGGTTCTCCACCCATTTGATGAAGAGGATCCAGAAGGGATCCGTCCGCGGGATCTCGCTCAAGCTGCAGGAGGAGGAACGCGAGCGCCGCATGGATTTCGTGCCCGACGAGTCCGCCATTAAGGTCGACCGCATCGAGGTGGACCAGGAGACCGTCGACCTGTTGGAGTCTATGGGTATGAAGGAGTTGCCAGGTGTCGTGCTCAGGGAAGAACAAGGGCCTATTACTGTTGCTCCGCCGATGAATTATGGTCGTGGCGGTGGCGGTGGCCGACGATACTAA